The following coding sequences lie in one Spea bombifrons isolate aSpeBom1 chromosome 5, aSpeBom1.2.pri, whole genome shotgun sequence genomic window:
- the ELOVL2 gene encoding elongation of very long chain fatty acids protein 2, giving the protein MEHIQTIDREVNVFVEYLFGPRDPRVKGWFMLDSYLPTFLLSVLYLIFIWLGTKYMKDRPAFSLRGHLIVYNLGVTLLSLYMLIELILSTWEGGYNLQCQNLDSAGEADIRVAKVLWWYYFSKAIEFMDTVFFVLRKKNSQITFLHVYHHATMFNIWWCVLNWIPCGQSFFGPTLNSFIHVLMYSYYGLSVIPSMHKYLWWKKYLTQAQLIQFLLTITHTLSAAVKPCGFPFGCLMFQSSYMTTLVILFVNFYLKTYRKKAYKSGPNGTEALTEQKNGYHKDLAYASNGVLHKKEN; this is encoded by the exons ATG GAACACATACAGACGATAGACCGAGAAGTTAATGTCTTTGTGGAGTATTTGTTTGGACCAAGAG ATCCTAGAGTCAAAGGATGGTTTATGCTGGACTCCTACTTACCAACGTTTCTTCTGAGTGTGCTATATTTAATTTTCATATGGTTGGGGACCAAATATATGAAGGACAGACCAGCGTTCTCACTCAGGGGTCATCTAATTGTTTACAATCTTGGAGTTACCTTGCTTTCCTTGTACATGTTAATAGAA CTTATTCTTTCAACATGGGAAGGAGGATATAATTTACAGTGTCAGAACCTGGACAGTGCAGGGGAAGCAGACATTCGG GTAGCCAAGGTGCTATGGTGGTACTACTTCTCCAAAGCAATTGAGTTCATGGACACAGTTTTCTTTGTTCTTCGGAAAAAGAATAGCCAGATTACATTCCTTCATGTTTACCACCATGCCACAATGTTTAATATATGGTGGTGCGTCCTGAACTGGATTCCATGTGGACAGA GTTTCTTTGGGCCCACACTGAATAGTTTCATCCACGTCCTCATGTACTCATACTACGGCTTATCAGTTATTCCATCTATGCACAAATATCTGTGGTGGAAGAAGTATCTCACTCAGGCACAACTG ATCCAGTTCTTACTCACTATTACGCATACTCTTAGTGCAGCGGTTAAACCTTGTGGGTTTCCATTTGGCTGCTTGATGTTCCAGTCATCATACATGACAACACTGGTCATTCTATTTGTTAACTTTTATCTGAAG ACATACAGGAAGAAAGCTTACAAAAGTGGCCCAAATGGAACGGAAGCACTTACAGAACAGAAGAATGGATATCATAAAGACTTAGCCTATGCCAGCAATGGGGTTCTGCATAAGAAGGAAAACTAG